In Sedimenticola thiotaurini, the following proteins share a genomic window:
- a CDS encoding RNA-binding S4 domain-containing protein yields MSNGQMRLDKWLWAARFFKTRQLAIEAINGGKVHLNGQRTKPGKTVAVGSRLTIHKESLEWQIEVKELPRQRRPASEAVLFYEEDEASRVKRQRQIEEQRLLRAAAPRPAQGKPSKRDRRMIHSFTGKDR; encoded by the coding sequence ATGAGCAATGGCCAGATGCGGCTGGACAAATGGCTCTGGGCGGCGCGCTTCTTCAAGACCCGGCAGTTGGCCATTGAGGCCATCAACGGGGGCAAGGTGCATCTCAACGGCCAGCGGACCAAGCCGGGTAAAACCGTTGCTGTCGGCAGCCGGCTGACCATCCACAAAGAGTCACTGGAGTGGCAGATCGAAGTGAAGGAGCTGCCCAGGCAGCGTCGCCCGGCCAGCGAGGCGGTACTGTTTTATGAAGAGGATGAAGCAAGCCGGGTCAAGCGACAACGCCAGATCGAGGAGCAGCGGCTGCTGCGCGCTGCGGCCCCCCGTCCTGCCCAGGGCAAACCCAGCAAACGGGACCGGCGCATGATCCACAGTTTCACCGGAAAAGATCGCTAA
- the grxC gene encoding glutaredoxin 3 — MPKVVMYTTAICPYCLRAKALLNRKGVAFEELQIEGDRERMREMLQRSQRNTVPQIFIDDFHVGGYDDMAELDMLGKLDPLLGLAPRDESDIIT; from the coding sequence ATGCCGAAAGTCGTGATGTATACCACCGCCATCTGCCCTTACTGTCTGCGCGCCAAAGCGCTGCTGAACCGCAAAGGGGTGGCATTTGAAGAGCTTCAGATCGAGGGTGACCGGGAGCGGATGCGGGAGATGCTCCAACGCAGCCAGCGCAACACCGTGCCCCAGATCTTCATTGATGATTTCCACGTGGGCGGCTATGACGACATGGCCGAACTGGACATGCTGGGCAAGCTGGACCCGCTGCTCGGTCTGGCGCCCCGGGATGAGTCGGACATCATTACATGA
- the pepN gene encoding aminopeptidase N — MLRDTPSTVYLKDYLPPEFLIDQVMLWFDLDETETRVRSRLELRRNPAAQSRSPDLRLHGEQLELISLSLDGQPVAPAGYLQDDEGLTVRQVPDQFVLESEVRILPQQNTALEGLYKSGGLFCTQCEAEGFRKITWYLDRPDVMSRFTTTICADKQRYPVLLSNGNPSDTVELEDGRHRITWTDPFPKPAYLFALVAGDLRAIEDSHTTPSGREVTLRIYVEPENIDKCDHAMASLKRAMAWDEQQYGREYDLDIYMIVAVNDFNMGAMENKGLNIFNSKFVLASPATATDRDFQGIESVIAHEYFHNWTGNRITCRDWFQLSLKEGLTVFRDQEFSADMGSRGVKRIEDVRLLRAHQFAEDAGPMAHPVRPDSYMEINNFYTVTVYEKGAEVVRMQANLLGPEAFRGGTDLYFERFDGQAVTTDDFVQCMADAGQRDLGQFKRWYSQAGTPELTIQGVYDAAQQTYTLTVEQHCPATPGQPDKEPFLIPLAVGLLDDRGTDLALRLAGDSDPGPTTRMLEISEPRQQFVFEQVPVAPVPSLLRGFSAPVKVRFDYSNEQLMFLMAHDSDGFSRWDAAQTLAQRILLQLVDDPDSLVPEGFVQAFRQALQDSASDPALLAEVLTLPAESYLGDQMAEVDVEGIHRAREQLKTLLASELKTELLAVYRDNEVTGEYRPDADAIGRRSLRNLALGYLMQLEDQAIQALCIAQYRAGNNMTDVITALSLLADRDIPETAELLEGFYQQWRDDPLVLDKWFSLQAMSKRPDTLERVKGLLDHPAFSIANPNKVRSLIGAFCSGNPVRFHAADGAGYRFLSDRVLELDQLNPQVAARMVRLMTRWQRYDPARQRLMQTQLERILHTSGVSRDVYEIVSKSLEHA, encoded by the coding sequence ATGCTAAGAGATACCCCCAGCACGGTTTACCTGAAGGATTACCTGCCCCCGGAATTTCTGATCGACCAGGTCATGCTCTGGTTTGATCTGGATGAGACCGAAACCCGGGTCCGGTCGCGGCTGGAGTTGCGGCGCAACCCGGCGGCCCAATCCCGCTCACCCGATCTGCGTCTGCATGGTGAACAGCTGGAGCTGATCTCCCTGAGCCTGGATGGCCAACCAGTCGCGCCGGCCGGTTACCTGCAGGATGACGAGGGGCTCACCGTCCGCCAGGTGCCGGACCAGTTCGTACTGGAGAGCGAAGTGCGTATTCTGCCACAGCAGAACACCGCGCTGGAGGGGCTCTACAAGTCCGGTGGACTGTTCTGTACCCAGTGTGAGGCGGAAGGGTTCCGCAAGATCACCTGGTATCTGGACCGACCTGATGTGATGAGCCGTTTCACCACCACCATCTGCGCCGACAAGCAGCGTTACCCGGTGCTGCTTTCAAACGGCAATCCGAGCGATACGGTGGAGTTGGAGGATGGCCGGCACCGGATCACCTGGACAGATCCGTTTCCCAAGCCCGCCTACCTGTTCGCCCTGGTGGCGGGGGATCTGCGTGCCATCGAGGACAGCCATACCACCCCCTCGGGGCGGGAGGTGACGCTGCGTATCTACGTGGAACCGGAAAATATCGATAAGTGCGACCACGCCATGGCGTCGCTGAAGCGGGCCATGGCCTGGGATGAGCAGCAGTACGGCCGTGAATACGATCTGGATATCTACATGATCGTGGCGGTGAACGATTTCAACATGGGTGCCATGGAGAACAAGGGGTTGAATATCTTTAACTCGAAGTTCGTGCTGGCCTCACCGGCAACGGCTACCGACCGGGATTTTCAGGGCATCGAGTCGGTCATCGCCCATGAGTATTTTCACAACTGGACCGGCAACCGCATCACCTGCCGTGACTGGTTCCAGCTCAGTCTGAAAGAGGGGCTGACGGTATTCCGGGATCAGGAGTTCTCCGCTGACATGGGCTCCCGGGGGGTGAAACGGATAGAGGATGTGCGGCTGCTGCGGGCACATCAGTTTGCCGAGGATGCCGGCCCCATGGCACACCCGGTACGGCCGGACTCCTACATGGAGATCAACAACTTCTACACCGTCACGGTGTACGAGAAGGGTGCCGAAGTGGTGCGCATGCAGGCCAATCTGCTGGGGCCGGAGGCGTTTCGGGGTGGTACTGACCTCTACTTTGAACGCTTCGACGGGCAGGCGGTCACCACGGACGACTTTGTCCAGTGCATGGCGGATGCCGGTCAGCGTGATCTGGGCCAGTTCAAACGCTGGTACAGCCAGGCCGGTACGCCGGAGCTCACTATCCAGGGCGTCTACGATGCCGCACAGCAGACCTACACCCTGACAGTGGAACAACACTGTCCCGCCACCCCCGGTCAGCCGGATAAGGAGCCGTTCCTGATCCCCCTGGCGGTGGGACTGCTGGACGACCGGGGCACCGACCTGGCCCTGCGACTGGCAGGTGATAGCGACCCCGGTCCGACCACCCGCATGCTGGAGATCAGTGAACCTCGCCAGCAGTTTGTTTTCGAACAGGTCCCGGTGGCCCCGGTCCCGTCCCTGCTGCGTGGTTTCTCAGCGCCGGTGAAGGTGCGGTTTGACTACAGTAACGAACAGCTGATGTTCCTGATGGCCCATGACAGCGACGGCTTCAGCCGCTGGGATGCGGCACAGACCCTGGCCCAGCGCATCCTGCTCCAGTTGGTGGATGATCCCGATAGCCTGGTGCCGGAAGGGTTTGTCCAGGCGTTCCGGCAGGCCTTGCAGGACAGCGCATCGGATCCAGCCCTGCTGGCCGAGGTTCTGACCCTGCCGGCCGAGAGCTATCTGGGGGACCAGATGGCCGAGGTGGATGTGGAGGGGATTCATCGCGCCCGGGAGCAGCTCAAGACCCTGCTGGCCAGCGAGCTGAAAACGGAGCTGCTGGCGGTCTACCGGGACAATGAAGTGACCGGTGAGTATCGACCCGATGCGGATGCGATCGGACGACGCAGTCTGCGCAATCTGGCTCTGGGTTACCTGATGCAGTTGGAGGATCAGGCCATTCAGGCGCTCTGTATCGCGCAATACCGGGCCGGCAACAACATGACCGATGTGATCACCGCACTCTCTCTGCTGGCCGACCGGGACATCCCGGAGACGGCGGAGCTGCTGGAGGGCTTCTACCAGCAGTGGCGGGACGATCCCCTGGTGCTGGATAAATGGTTCAGTCTGCAGGCCATGTCCAAACGTCCCGATACCCTGGAGCGGGTGAAGGGGTTGCTGGACCACCCGGCGTTCTCCATAGCCAATCCCAACAAGGTACGTTCCCTGATCGGTGCTTTCTGTTCCGGCAACCCGGTACGTTTCCATGCAGCGGATGGAGCCGGTTATCGGTTTCTCAGTGACCGGGTGCTGGAGCTGGATCAGCTCAATCCGCAGGTGGCTGCCCGCATGGTGCGCCTGATGACCCGCTGGCAGCGCTATGATCCTGCCCGCCAACGCCTTATGCAGACCCAGCTTGAGCGCATTCTGCATACCAGTGGTGTCTCCCGGGACGTGTACGAGATTGTCTCCAAGAGTCTGGAGCACGCCTGA
- a CDS encoding CHAD domain-containing protein: MTTQSLQYQLKDSESIGEVMTALTAQFTLTSEPEKTVRYVLHDSFDWRLFQAGLQLEELRATGRHELTLRKLDGGTACETIRLEGAVPAFFQHYAPGLLRDRLADCLAMRALLPQVEIRRRERLLRVLDSEQKTVLRIVLQEQEARPPGRGEYQPMVALVGLLSVRGYDKPLRQVSRFLTRTLELQPQSDALITLGLAAIGRRPLDYSSKLNFQLQPGTPAGEVARQIHRALLDTLETNLPGTRADLDSEFLHDLRVAVRRTRSALSQIKGVFPEDEVEKYKERFAWIGQLTGPTRDLDVYLLGYDDYRDSLPEPYRPDLDPLHRFLVNHQKSEQRAMVRKLNSPHFHTLLKEWRAFLDTESAPESICPNAHKPIGKVAGKRISRTFFRVLEEGLAITPHSPPEALHELRKGCKKLRYLLEFFQSLYPAERVKPLIKNLKGLLDNLGDFQDLEVQADKLRKFAHQMVEEGDVPADTLLAMGMLVDGLLKRQQASRQVFADRFARFADAKQVAVYQELFGGRRKKRVADGEPA, from the coding sequence ATGACAACGCAATCACTCCAGTATCAGCTGAAGGATTCAGAATCGATCGGGGAGGTGATGACGGCGCTAACCGCACAGTTCACACTCACCAGTGAACCTGAAAAAACCGTGCGGTACGTACTCCACGACAGTTTTGACTGGCGACTGTTTCAGGCCGGTCTGCAACTTGAGGAGTTGCGGGCAACCGGCCGCCATGAACTGACGCTGCGTAAACTGGATGGTGGCACTGCCTGCGAGACCATCCGCCTGGAGGGGGCGGTACCCGCCTTTTTTCAACACTATGCACCGGGCCTGTTGCGGGACCGGCTGGCGGATTGCCTGGCGATGCGGGCTCTGCTGCCCCAGGTGGAGATTCGTCGCCGTGAACGGCTGCTGCGGGTGTTGGACAGCGAGCAGAAGACGGTGTTGCGAATTGTTCTGCAGGAGCAGGAGGCCCGGCCTCCGGGGCGGGGCGAGTACCAGCCGATGGTGGCCCTGGTTGGCCTGTTGTCGGTGCGCGGTTATGACAAGCCCCTGCGCCAGGTGAGCCGTTTCCTGACCCGTACCCTGGAACTGCAACCCCAATCCGATGCCCTGATCACGCTGGGCCTTGCCGCCATCGGTCGTCGCCCCCTGGACTACAGCTCCAAACTCAATTTCCAGCTTCAGCCGGGCACCCCGGCCGGCGAAGTGGCCCGGCAGATTCACCGGGCCCTGCTGGATACCCTGGAGACCAATCTGCCGGGTACCCGGGCGGATCTGGATTCAGAGTTTCTGCACGACCTGCGGGTGGCAGTGCGGCGCACCCGCTCGGCGCTCAGTCAGATCAAAGGCGTGTTTCCGGAAGATGAGGTGGAAAAGTACAAGGAGCGGTTCGCCTGGATTGGCCAGCTGACCGGCCCGACCCGGGATCTGGATGTCTACCTGCTGGGCTATGATGATTACCGCGACAGTCTGCCGGAGCCTTACCGCCCCGACCTGGACCCGCTTCACCGGTTTCTGGTGAATCATCAGAAGAGCGAACAGCGGGCCATGGTGCGCAAGCTCAATTCACCCCATTTTCATACCCTGCTGAAGGAGTGGCGGGCCTTCCTGGATACAGAGTCGGCACCGGAGTCGATCTGTCCCAATGCCCATAAACCGATCGGCAAGGTGGCGGGCAAGCGTATCTCCCGCACGTTTTTCCGGGTTCTGGAAGAGGGCTTGGCCATCACCCCCCACTCACCACCCGAGGCGCTGCATGAGTTGCGCAAGGGGTGCAAGAAACTGCGCTACCTGCTGGAGTTCTTCCAGAGCCTCTACCCGGCGGAGCGGGTCAAACCCCTGATTAAAAATCTGAAAGGTCTGCTGGACAACCTGGGTGACTTTCAGGACCTGGAGGTGCAGGCGGACAAGCTGCGCAAGTTTGCCCATCAGATGGTGGAGGAGGGCGACGTACCGGCGGATACCCTGCTCGCCATGGGCATGCTGGTGGACGGTCTGTTGAAGCGTCAACAGGCCAGCCGCCAGGTGTTTGCCGACCGCTTTGCCCGCTTTGCCGACGCCAAGCAGGTAGCTGTCTACCAGGAGCTGTTTGGCGGGCGCCGGAAAAAGCGTGTTGCGGATGGGGAGCCGGCATGA
- a CDS encoding ParA family protein, which yields MRIIGVYNIKGGVGKTATAVNLAYLSAQAGLRTLVWDLDPQGAASYYFRIKPRIKGGGRKMLKGKRELDRLIKGSDFENLDLLPADFSYRNMDLMLGEAKGPVKQLLRLLRPLAEEYDRIYLDCPPSISLVSENIFRAADALLVPTIPTTLSLRTYEQMVEFLAGHKVGNVKRMPFFSMVDRRKRMHLDMIKQLPERFPELLKAHIPYASDVERMGHFRAPLGSFAPRSAAAIAYDALWQELEGALKS from the coding sequence ATGAGGATTATCGGCGTATACAACATCAAGGGCGGGGTGGGTAAGACCGCCACCGCGGTGAATCTCGCCTACCTGTCGGCCCAGGCCGGTTTGCGCACCCTGGTATGGGATCTGGACCCGCAGGGGGCCGCCAGCTACTACTTCCGCATCAAGCCACGTATCAAGGGTGGCGGGCGCAAGATGCTAAAGGGCAAACGGGAGCTGGACCGCCTGATCAAGGGGAGTGATTTCGAAAATCTGGATCTGCTGCCGGCGGATTTCTCCTATCGCAACATGGACCTGATGCTGGGTGAGGCGAAGGGCCCGGTAAAACAGCTGCTACGCCTGTTGCGGCCCCTGGCAGAGGAGTATGACCGAATCTACCTGGACTGTCCGCCCAGCATCTCCCTGGTGTCGGAGAATATCTTCCGGGCTGCCGATGCCCTGCTGGTGCCGACCATTCCCACCACCCTGTCGCTGCGCACCTATGAGCAGATGGTGGAGTTTCTGGCGGGGCACAAGGTGGGCAACGTGAAGCGCATGCCGTTCTTTTCCATGGTGGATCGGCGCAAGCGCATGCATCTGGATATGATCAAACAGTTGCCGGAGCGTTTTCCCGAACTGCTCAAGGCCCATATCCCCTATGCCAGTGACGTGGAACGGATGGGCCATTTCCGCGCCCCGCTGGGCAGTTTTGCACCGCGCAGCGCCGCGGCAATCGCCTATGATGCGCTCTGGCAGGAGTTGGAAGGGGCGCTGAAAAGCTGA
- a CDS encoding S24 family peptidase, with the protein MTQDCSYNELYALQVLDDSMEPEFPVKCIIVIEPSEVCASGAYVIITVDGERLFRQWVRDADGRVRLNALNPQYPSIELAGTNHKIEGVIVQRNIRRKIKHYKPYEENNGLAS; encoded by the coding sequence ATGACACAAGATTGCAGCTACAACGAACTCTACGCCCTGCAGGTGCTGGATGACAGCATGGAACCGGAATTTCCGGTCAAGTGTATCATTGTCATCGAACCCTCGGAGGTGTGTGCCAGTGGCGCCTACGTCATTATCACGGTGGATGGCGAGCGTCTGTTCCGCCAGTGGGTACGGGATGCCGACGGCCGGGTGCGACTGAACGCGCTGAACCCGCAGTACCCTAGCATAGAGCTGGCCGGCACCAACCACAAAATTGAAGGGGTGATTGTCCAGCGCAATATCCGCCGCAAGATCAAGCACTACAAACCCTACGAAGAGAATAACGGCCTGGCGAGCTGA